A single window of Loxodonta africana isolate mLoxAfr1 chromosome 10, mLoxAfr1.hap2, whole genome shotgun sequence DNA harbors:
- the SAMD15 gene encoding sterile alpha motif domain-containing protein 15 isoform X3, which yields MAEVPEGYDSGPDEDESSSSDKTELPELLEIAEDAEPDTIAEADPELLVGTNQEPQPETTSETEEENFEQEPPDNAVQLKPARTPEEEIFKESDVDLFSETEPGIPQETPGEMGGELFRDLEVPMDEKLEEPDLESQEETIADITEDILIESVKETDLELPKETKPEILGATFSETRLELIEEPKPEVSEESLREQHEEIALEPPEQTEPEFPNDIPRKSVEETDLQPPKMTKPEIPEETRRKSTEEQGAEPPEQTAPEFPEKKPRKSTEEAGLEPPEEIKPEVPEETRRKSTEEQRTQPPEQTTPEFPEQKPRKSTEDTRRNSTKERVPEPLEEIKSDFPEKKLTKSVEGADLGPLEKTESEVPEETRGKLNEEKILSPPEETDLLLPQEIKQEVPEETQRKSTEEKGLELPDEAKPLFRRGTHVDSSKDDGSEPIKFQYSEEASELEHPKYQTRKLSKKETKDSLLEFYRESEAELTETDEEFSKETLKLSDTIKEDESAHSLESQRDLEKSFSESKVVDLSEEVKELVPEDKETQPEKKIKLRFEYLKWSPKDVAEWISRLGFPQYKGCFTTNFISGRKLIHVNCSNLPQMGITNFEDMKKREASRETWGTS from the exons ATGGCGGAGGTCCCAGAGGGTTACGATTCCGGACCGGATGAAGATGAGAGCTCGAGTTCTGACAAAACTGAACTGCCTGAACTTCTTGAAATAGCTGAAGATGCCGAACCAGACACCATTGCAGAGGCAGACCCGGAGCTACTCGTAGGGACTAACCAAGAGCCACAGCCAGAGACCACCTCCGAGACTGAGGAAGAGAACTTCGAACAGGAGCCGCCAGATAACGCTGTACAGCTTAAACCAGCCAGGACGCCCGAGGAAGAAATTTTCAAGGAGTCAGATGTAGACCTATTTAGTGAGACTGAGCCAGGGATTCCCCAGGAGACACCTGGAGAGATGGGAGGAGAGCTCTTCAGAGATTTGGAAGTCCCTATGGATGAAAAGCTTGAGGAACCAGACCTAGAGTCACAGGAGGAAACCATAGCAGATATTACAGAGGACATACTCATAGAGTCAGTTAAGGAAACAGATCTGGAGCTACCAAAGGAAACCAAGCCCGAGATTCTAGGGGCCACATTCAGTGAAACAAGATTAGAGTTAATAGAGGAGCCCAAGCCAGAGGTTTCAGAGGAATCACTTAGAGAGCAACATGAAGAGATAGCTCTGGagcctccagagcagacagaaccAGAATTTCCAAATGATATTCCAAGAAAATCAGTTGAAGAAACAGATTTACAGCCACCAAAGATGACTAAGCCAGAGATTCCAGAGGAAACACGAAGAAAATCAACTGAGGAGCAAGGGGCAGAGCCACCTGAGCAGACTGCACCAGAGTTTCCCGAGAAGAAACCAAGAAAATCTACTGAGGAGGCAggtctagagcctccagaagagaTTAAACCAGAGGTTCCAGAGGAGACCCGAAGAAAGTCAACTGAGGAGCAAAGGACACAGCCACCTGAGCAGACtacaccagagtttccagagcaGAAACCAAGAAAGTCTACTGAAGATACACGAAGAAACTCAACTAAGGAGAGAGTCCCAGAACCACTAGAGGAGATCAAATCAGATTTTCCTgagaaaaagttaacaaaatcaGTTGAGGGAGCAGATCTAGGGCCACTAGAAAAGACAGAATCAGAAGTTCCAGAGGAGACAAGAGGaaagttaaatgaggaaaaaattctATCACCACCAGAGGAGACCGATCTACTGCTACCACAGGAGATCAAACAAGAGGTTCCAGAGGAGACACAAAGAAAGTCTACTGAAGAGAAAGGTCTGGAGTTACCAGATGAAGCCAAACCACTATTTAGAAGAGGGACACATGTAGACTCTTCCAAGGACGATGGATCAGAACCAATCAAGTTTCAGTATTCTGAAGAAGCCAGTGAGCTGGAGCACCCCAAGTATCAAACAAGAAAGTTatcaaaaaaagaaactaaagactCTCTGTTAGAATTTTACAGAGAAAGTGAAGCagaattaacagaaacagatgaGGAGTTTTCTAAAGAAACACTTAAGCTAAGTGATACCATTAAAGAAGACGAAAGTGCACATTCCTTAGAGTCTCAAAGGGACTTAGAAAAGTCCTTTAGTGAAAGTAAAGTAGTAGATTTATCAGAAGAAGTGAAGGAACTGGTACCTGAAGATAAAGAAACCCAGCCAGAGAAAAAGATTAAGCTACGATTTGAGTATCTTAAATGGAGCCCAAAGGATGTTGCAGAGTGGATTAGCCGGCTAGGCTTCCCTCAATACAAG GGGTGTTTTACCACAAACTTCATCAGTGGCCGGAAACTCATCCATGTAAACTGCTCAAACCTCCCTCAGATGGGGATAACAAATTTTGAGGACATGAAG
- the SAMD15 gene encoding sterile alpha motif domain-containing protein 15 isoform X2: MAEVPEGYDSGPDEDESSSSDKTELPELLEIAEDAEPDTIAEADPELLVGTNQEPQPETTSETEEENFEQEPPDNAVQLKPARTPEEEIFKESDVDLFSETEPGIPQETPGEMGGELFRDLEVPMDEKLEEPDLESQEETIADITEDILIESVKETDLELPKETKPEILGATFSETRLELIEEPKPEVSEESLREQHEEIALEPPEQTEPEFPNDIPRKSVEETDLQPPKMTKPEIPEETRRKSTEEQGAEPPEQTAPEFPEKKPRKSTEEAGLEPPEEIKPEVPEETRRKSTEEQRTQPPEQTTPEFPEQKPRKSTEDTRRNSTKERVPEPLEEIKSDFPEKKLTKSVEGADLGPLEKTESEVPEETRGKLNEEKILSPPEETDLLLPQEIKQEVPEETQRKSTEEKGLELPDEAKPLFRRGTHVDSSKDDGSEPIKFQYSEEASELEHPKYQTRKLSKKETKDSLLEFYRESEAELTETDEEFSKETLKLSDTIKEDESAHSLESQRDLEKSFSESKVVDLSEEVKELVPEDKETQPEKKIKLRFEYLKWSPKDVAEWISRLGFPQYKGCFTTNFISGRKLIHVNCSNLPQMGITNFEDMKIQKREASRETWGTS, from the exons ATGGCGGAGGTCCCAGAGGGTTACGATTCCGGACCGGATGAAGATGAGAGCTCGAGTTCTGACAAAACTGAACTGCCTGAACTTCTTGAAATAGCTGAAGATGCCGAACCAGACACCATTGCAGAGGCAGACCCGGAGCTACTCGTAGGGACTAACCAAGAGCCACAGCCAGAGACCACCTCCGAGACTGAGGAAGAGAACTTCGAACAGGAGCCGCCAGATAACGCTGTACAGCTTAAACCAGCCAGGACGCCCGAGGAAGAAATTTTCAAGGAGTCAGATGTAGACCTATTTAGTGAGACTGAGCCAGGGATTCCCCAGGAGACACCTGGAGAGATGGGAGGAGAGCTCTTCAGAGATTTGGAAGTCCCTATGGATGAAAAGCTTGAGGAACCAGACCTAGAGTCACAGGAGGAAACCATAGCAGATATTACAGAGGACATACTCATAGAGTCAGTTAAGGAAACAGATCTGGAGCTACCAAAGGAAACCAAGCCCGAGATTCTAGGGGCCACATTCAGTGAAACAAGATTAGAGTTAATAGAGGAGCCCAAGCCAGAGGTTTCAGAGGAATCACTTAGAGAGCAACATGAAGAGATAGCTCTGGagcctccagagcagacagaaccAGAATTTCCAAATGATATTCCAAGAAAATCAGTTGAAGAAACAGATTTACAGCCACCAAAGATGACTAAGCCAGAGATTCCAGAGGAAACACGAAGAAAATCAACTGAGGAGCAAGGGGCAGAGCCACCTGAGCAGACTGCACCAGAGTTTCCCGAGAAGAAACCAAGAAAATCTACTGAGGAGGCAggtctagagcctccagaagagaTTAAACCAGAGGTTCCAGAGGAGACCCGAAGAAAGTCAACTGAGGAGCAAAGGACACAGCCACCTGAGCAGACtacaccagagtttccagagcaGAAACCAAGAAAGTCTACTGAAGATACACGAAGAAACTCAACTAAGGAGAGAGTCCCAGAACCACTAGAGGAGATCAAATCAGATTTTCCTgagaaaaagttaacaaaatcaGTTGAGGGAGCAGATCTAGGGCCACTAGAAAAGACAGAATCAGAAGTTCCAGAGGAGACAAGAGGaaagttaaatgaggaaaaaattctATCACCACCAGAGGAGACCGATCTACTGCTACCACAGGAGATCAAACAAGAGGTTCCAGAGGAGACACAAAGAAAGTCTACTGAAGAGAAAGGTCTGGAGTTACCAGATGAAGCCAAACCACTATTTAGAAGAGGGACACATGTAGACTCTTCCAAGGACGATGGATCAGAACCAATCAAGTTTCAGTATTCTGAAGAAGCCAGTGAGCTGGAGCACCCCAAGTATCAAACAAGAAAGTTatcaaaaaaagaaactaaagactCTCTGTTAGAATTTTACAGAGAAAGTGAAGCagaattaacagaaacagatgaGGAGTTTTCTAAAGAAACACTTAAGCTAAGTGATACCATTAAAGAAGACGAAAGTGCACATTCCTTAGAGTCTCAAAGGGACTTAGAAAAGTCCTTTAGTGAAAGTAAAGTAGTAGATTTATCAGAAGAAGTGAAGGAACTGGTACCTGAAGATAAAGAAACCCAGCCAGAGAAAAAGATTAAGCTACGATTTGAGTATCTTAAATGGAGCCCAAAGGATGTTGCAGAGTGGATTAGCCGGCTAGGCTTCCCTCAATACAAG GGGTGTTTTACCACAAACTTCATCAGTGGCCGGAAACTCATCCATGTAAACTGCTCAAACCTCCCTCAGATGGGGATAACAAATTTTGAGGACATGAAG